One window of the Brevibacterium limosum genome contains the following:
- a CDS encoding CoA-transferase subunit beta produces MTLSAHDTTETQPRDAVSDATSSEVTHDETTSSEVTSSETTGDEVTSSELLTVHSARALAGRNVVFAGHGLPTLAVSLAQHTVAPDVEIVYESGVTGARPPVMPRSISDSILVPGAASVMPMTHLFNYVLQGQRIDVGFLGAAQVDKYGNLNSTLIGEDWEHPDSRLPGSGGAIEAMAGAAEIFLVMRRHTPRTFVESLDFVTSPGPKKAAEAEVGSMPTGAGVTHVITDLGIMTRFAQDEELTLTAVHPGVDPAEAVRQTGWSLQVSPDLETTQPPTPGELALLRETLDPTRIYLR; encoded by the coding sequence ATGACACTGAGTGCTCACGACACCACTGAGACTCAGCCCCGCGACGCGGTCAGCGACGCCACCAGCAGCGAGGTCACCCATGACGAGACCACCAGCAGCGAGGTCACCAGCAGTGAGACCACCGGCGACGAGGTCACCAGCAGCGAACTGCTCACGGTCCATTCGGCGCGGGCGCTGGCCGGACGCAACGTGGTCTTCGCCGGACACGGCCTGCCCACACTGGCCGTCTCCCTGGCCCAGCACACCGTGGCGCCGGACGTCGAGATCGTCTACGAATCGGGAGTCACCGGAGCCAGACCGCCGGTCATGCCGCGCAGCATCTCGGACTCGATCCTCGTGCCGGGAGCCGCCTCGGTGATGCCGATGACGCACCTGTTCAACTATGTTCTGCAAGGCCAGCGCATCGATGTCGGATTCCTCGGCGCCGCGCAGGTCGACAAGTACGGGAACCTCAACTCCACCCTCATCGGTGAGGACTGGGAGCACCCCGACAGCCGACTTCCGGGTTCAGGAGGAGCCATCGAGGCCATGGCGGGCGCAGCCGAGATCTTCCTCGTCATGCGCCGACACACCCCGCGCACCTTCGTCGAATCCTTGGACTTCGTCACCTCCCCAGGGCCGAAGAAGGCCGCAGAGGCGGAGGTCGGGTCAATGCCGACGGGCGCAGGCGTGACCCATGTGATCACCGACCTGGGAATCATGACGCGCTTCGCCCAGGATGAAGAGCTCACGCTCACGGCCGTTCACCCGGGTGTCGACCCCGCCGAGGCGGTGCGCCAGACCGGGTGGAGCCTGCAGGTCTCGCCCGACCTTGAGACGACGCAGCCGCCGACTCCGGGTGAGCTGGCACTGCTGCGAGAGACACTCGATCCCACCCGCATCTACCTGCGCTGA
- a CDS encoding CoA transferase subunit A, with product MDKTMSLPRAISTYLNDGDTVALEGFGHIVPVAAAHEIIRQGFTDLVLARMSCDVIVDQLLGANCLKGLISSFIANSSAGSLHELRRRIEKSDPEPLWFDEYSHGGMVARYQAGAAKLPFQPIASYRGSDLAAKNPRIRSVPDPYGGPDIHVVPALNPDLTIIHAQRADMHGNVQAWGMLGIQTEAAFAGRRLIVTVEEIVDEAVIRSDPNRTIVPAHVVDAVVAVPRGSHPHSVQGYYDRDDEFSRQWSVLARDAAAVQNWLETNIRGTSDHDEFLATFGSDHFERMAIHDAYSTPVNYGGRA from the coding sequence ATGGACAAGACGATGAGTCTTCCCCGAGCGATCAGCACGTATCTGAACGATGGAGACACAGTCGCGCTGGAGGGATTCGGTCATATCGTGCCGGTCGCCGCCGCGCACGAGATCATCCGACAGGGCTTCACAGATCTGGTCCTCGCCCGCATGTCCTGTGATGTCATCGTCGACCAGCTGCTCGGAGCGAACTGCCTGAAGGGCCTCATCTCCTCGTTCATCGCCAACAGTTCGGCCGGTTCCCTCCACGAGCTGCGGCGGCGCATTGAGAAGTCGGACCCGGAACCGCTGTGGTTCGACGAATACAGTCACGGTGGAATGGTCGCTCGCTACCAGGCCGGTGCCGCGAAGCTCCCGTTCCAGCCCATCGCCTCCTACCGGGGCAGCGACCTGGCGGCGAAGAACCCGCGGATCAGATCCGTGCCCGACCCCTACGGCGGACCGGACATCCACGTCGTGCCCGCACTCAATCCCGACCTCACCATCATCCACGCCCAGCGCGCGGACATGCACGGAAATGTGCAGGCCTGGGGGATGCTCGGGATCCAAACCGAGGCCGCGTTCGCCGGTCGCCGTCTCATCGTCACCGTCGAAGAGATCGTCGACGAGGCTGTCATCCGCTCCGACCCGAACCGCACGATCGTTCCCGCGCACGTCGTCGATGCCGTGGTCGCCGTCCCCCGGGGCTCGCATCCTCACTCGGTCCAGGGCTATTACGACCGCGACGACGAGTTCTCGAGACAGTGGTCGGTGCTCGCCCGCGACGCGGCGGCGGTTCAGAACTGGCTCGAGACCAACATCCGCGGCACGAGCGACCACGATGAGTTCCTTGCCACCTTCGGATCGGACCACTTCGAGCGGATGGCCATCCACGACGCCTATTCGACACCTGTGAACTACGGAGGCCGAGCATGA